From Trueperella pecoris, a single genomic window includes:
- a CDS encoding right-handed parallel beta-helix repeat-containing protein, which produces MSTWLRLACAGTLATVGIAGVNVPAAAQDETAQPHVTYVACEAAEGGDGTQDHPFNDIKDLEGKGVFGPGKQVLFKRGCSFTGNIRVEASGAEGNPTVIGAYGKGDRPIIDGQGSVDNQRAVIEAQDKSYVTVQDLHVKGGYFNNVYVNAQKGQTVKGITVQRLKIEENNWKGGAQNDGFKVDNFWVMGVGGVIVMPCSASAHVEDVLIDQIDASKQHYAGVQVGYHQLYPWEDFANKKQPVRDGYMIPGCFDAESPKYPLVSPVDGVKNAVISNSKLVDNDAMGVGIFGATNVLLRNNDLLGNGSGPVGRNPKPGTNTMNGTGAWWDTTENVTAEWNNAFGNKVGWTGNDGTGLDADRNTKNSIIRYNYLHDNGGYGASVIAAYGDASTAIHSNIIANNGSDTDVMVSTYRSQKEDGKWISGQVDGLWIYGNTIYRADGKGGASGIKLQTSYAPNTPVAIVNNIIRRADGGRALAYANNNSARNVTVREKNLINSGDGVQGDIAGEPTFLGTNLTNDWPTGEIMRLSPQSLGAKDASAYTEKLLPGIPAANIAGHRDFWGKQIPTAGAFAVGADVLVGDGLAPLTTPTIAEVDPHEFDVDKAIDPITIPITNPSQAAFNTVETSGLPAGLHARLDGDKIVISGTPEDETAQAKVDVSVYYTFPNAVNPRMKSAAPGQIHASFSLGVKAPAEQPPAPKFDPAASEGASGKGGVVDQAPAPKPQQPTDKKPTNNLARTGSEVAGLAGVMGGLVLAGTGLFYASRKNRGKL; this is translated from the coding sequence ATGAGTACATGGTTGCGGCTCGCGTGCGCGGGCACCCTGGCAACCGTCGGCATTGCCGGGGTGAACGTTCCCGCGGCGGCGCAGGATGAGACGGCTCAACCACACGTGACGTACGTTGCGTGCGAGGCCGCCGAAGGCGGTGACGGCACCCAGGATCATCCGTTCAATGACATCAAGGACCTGGAGGGCAAAGGGGTATTCGGCCCCGGCAAGCAGGTGCTCTTCAAGCGTGGCTGTTCGTTTACGGGCAACATCAGGGTCGAAGCCTCGGGAGCCGAGGGCAATCCGACCGTCATCGGTGCCTATGGCAAGGGAGATCGCCCGATTATCGACGGGCAGGGTTCGGTTGACAACCAGCGCGCCGTCATCGAGGCTCAAGACAAGTCCTACGTGACCGTCCAGGATCTGCACGTGAAGGGCGGATACTTCAACAACGTCTACGTCAATGCCCAGAAGGGGCAGACGGTCAAGGGCATCACCGTTCAGCGCCTCAAGATCGAGGAAAACAACTGGAAGGGCGGAGCCCAGAACGACGGCTTCAAGGTGGACAACTTTTGGGTGATGGGCGTCGGCGGCGTCATCGTCATGCCGTGCTCGGCCAGCGCCCACGTCGAGGACGTCCTCATTGATCAGATTGATGCCTCCAAGCAGCACTATGCGGGCGTCCAGGTTGGCTATCACCAGCTCTACCCCTGGGAAGACTTTGCTAACAAGAAGCAACCTGTGCGTGACGGCTACATGATTCCCGGCTGTTTCGACGCCGAAAGCCCCAAGTATCCGCTGGTCTCGCCGGTCGACGGCGTGAAGAACGCCGTCATCTCCAATTCCAAGCTCGTCGATAATGACGCGATGGGTGTGGGCATCTTCGGCGCAACGAACGTCCTCCTGCGCAACAACGATCTCTTGGGCAACGGCTCCGGCCCGGTGGGAAGGAACCCGAAGCCAGGCACGAACACCATGAACGGCACGGGTGCCTGGTGGGACACGACCGAGAACGTCACCGCCGAATGGAACAACGCCTTCGGCAACAAGGTCGGCTGGACGGGTAACGACGGCACCGGCCTTGACGCTGATCGCAACACCAAGAACTCCATTATTCGCTACAACTACCTTCATGACAACGGAGGGTATGGTGCATCGGTGATCGCTGCTTATGGCGACGCGAGCACGGCGATCCACTCCAACATCATCGCCAACAATGGCTCGGATACCGACGTGATGGTCTCCACCTACCGTTCACAGAAGGAAGATGGTAAGTGGATTAGTGGACAGGTCGACGGCCTGTGGATCTACGGCAACACCATCTACCGGGCTGACGGTAAGGGCGGCGCATCGGGCATCAAGCTTCAGACCTCCTACGCGCCCAACACCCCGGTGGCTATCGTCAACAACATCATTCGCCGCGCCGATGGTGGCCGCGCTCTCGCCTACGCGAACAACAACTCTGCCCGTAACGTCACCGTCCGCGAAAAGAACCTCATCAACTCCGGCGACGGCGTCCAGGGTGACATTGCTGGGGAGCCCACGTTCCTCGGCACGAATCTCACTAATGACTGGCCGACGGGAGAGATCATGCGCCTCTCGCCGCAATCACTGGGCGCAAAGGACGCCTCCGCCTACACCGAGAAGCTACTGCCCGGCATTCCCGCCGCGAATATCGCAGGGCACCGGGACTTCTGGGGTAAGCAGATTCCGACCGCGGGCGCCTTCGCAGTTGGCGCCGACGTCCTTGTGGGAGACGGTCTCGCGCCGTTGACCACGCCCACGATAGCAGAGGTTGACCCTCACGAGTTCGACGTCGACAAGGCGATCGATCCGATCACCATCCCCATCACTAACCCGAGCCAGGCCGCGTTCAACACCGTAGAAACAAGCGGACTTCCTGCGGGTCTGCATGCGCGCCTCGACGGGGACAAGATTGTCATCTCGGGCACCCCGGAGGACGAAACCGCGCAAGCTAAGGTTGACGTCTCGGTGTACTACACCTTCCCCAACGCAGTGAACCCGCGGATGAAATCTGCGGCACCGGGTCAGATCCACGCTTCCTTCTCGCTTGGTGTCAAGGCTCCGGCGGAGCAGCCGCCCGCTCCGAAGTTCGACCCGGCCGCATCCGAAGGAGCCTCCGGCAAGGGCGGCGTCGTTGATCAGGCTCCCGCTCCGAAGCCCCAGCAGCCCACGGATAAGAAGCCCACGAACAACCTGGCTCGAACGGGTAGCGAGGTGGCAGGACTGGCTGGAGTTATGGGCGGCCTGGTCCTTGCAGGAACCGGTCTGTTCTATGCGAGCCGCAAGAACCGAGGCAAGCTCTAA
- the dapC gene encoding succinyldiaminopimelate transaminase — MGFHTDSLPDFPWDTLVSARGRAAKYPQGACDLTIGTPVDDTPEMIQSALAQAANAHGYPTVVGTCDLQGAIRGWMARRRSITSDVAILPTIGSKEMVGLLPSLLGLRQGNAVAFPHVAYPTYDVGARLSGATPVLIDTDADPETWPTDVDLVWLNSPGNPNGHVLSREQLRAIVAWARANDVVVASDECYAELCWQGQAPSLLDDAVCDGDVRGLLMVYSLSKQSNLAGYRAAWLAGDPAIIRPVIELRKHLGFMMPGPVQHAMVAALADEEHVSSQREVYRRRRDVLLGALAEAGLVNDPASVAGLYLWVSAGGASSWDIVNACAELGIIVAPGIFYGEAGEGYVRMSLTAPDVSIFEAAKRLPHLRDLLK; from the coding sequence GTGGGCTTTCATACTGATTCTCTGCCCGATTTCCCGTGGGACACGCTTGTTTCTGCGCGAGGTCGGGCAGCTAAGTATCCGCAGGGTGCCTGCGATTTGACGATCGGCACGCCCGTGGACGACACCCCGGAGATGATCCAGTCTGCCCTCGCGCAGGCCGCCAACGCCCATGGGTACCCGACCGTGGTGGGGACCTGCGATCTTCAGGGCGCGATCCGTGGATGGATGGCTCGCCGGCGCTCCATCACGAGCGACGTGGCCATCCTGCCCACCATTGGGTCGAAGGAAATGGTGGGCCTCCTGCCCTCCCTCCTGGGCCTGCGGCAAGGCAACGCCGTGGCATTCCCGCACGTCGCATACCCTACCTACGACGTCGGCGCGCGGCTTTCGGGGGCCACCCCCGTCCTCATCGATACCGACGCCGATCCTGAGACCTGGCCGACGGACGTGGATCTGGTGTGGCTCAATTCGCCGGGCAACCCCAACGGGCACGTGCTTTCGCGCGAGCAGCTTCGGGCGATTGTGGCGTGGGCGAGGGCCAACGACGTCGTCGTGGCCAGCGACGAGTGCTACGCCGAGCTGTGTTGGCAAGGCCAGGCTCCCTCTCTGCTTGACGACGCCGTCTGCGACGGTGACGTGCGTGGCCTGCTCATGGTCTACTCCCTGTCCAAGCAGTCCAACCTTGCTGGTTACCGCGCGGCGTGGCTGGCGGGCGATCCGGCGATCATTCGCCCGGTGATCGAGCTGCGTAAACATCTCGGATTCATGATGCCGGGCCCTGTTCAGCACGCGATGGTGGCCGCGTTGGCTGACGAGGAACACGTGAGCTCCCAGCGTGAGGTGTATCGACGGCGTCGTGACGTGCTCCTGGGTGCGCTCGCGGAGGCGGGGCTGGTCAACGATCCTGCGTCCGTGGCGGGACTCTACCTGTGGGTAAGTGCCGGCGGGGCGTCGTCGTGGGATATCGTCAACGCCTGCGCAGAGCTGGGAATTATCGTCGCTCCGGGAATTTTCTACGGCGAGGCGGGCGAGGGCTACGTCCGCATGTCGCTTACTGCTCCTGACGTCTCAATTTTTGAGGCGGCCAAGCGGCTTCCGCACCTGCGTGACCTGCTGAAATAA
- a CDS encoding citrate synthase: MSANAQLTIDGSTLELERVKAVEGNDGFKIASMLGQTGTTTLDPGFVNTASCESEITYIDGGAGILRYRGYPIEQLAERSSFLEVAYLLIYGELPDAGSLAAFTRRIKKHTLLHEDFRSFFTSFPSSGHPMSILQSGIAGLGTYYENTLDPLDPEQRDRASILLLAKVPTMIAFISKRATGLPLIYPDASKSYTEDFLRMTFGLPYQTHDVDPTIVNALDKLFILHADHEQNCSTSTVRLVGSSQASIYASVAAGVGALSGPLHGGANEAVLRMLDDIRGAGISVTEFVQQVKDKKNDVKLMGFGHRVYKSYDPRAKIVKGLADDILGRLKGDTEMFDMAMELEQTALSDDYFVERNLYPNVDFYTGLLYKAMGFPTKMFTPLFALGRLPGWIAQYRELVLDPTQKIGRPRQVYVGQPEREWVKMSERTKQERAFHENTDYVV, encoded by the coding sequence ATGTCCGCAAATGCGCAATTAACCATTGATGGCAGCACCCTCGAACTCGAGCGTGTCAAGGCTGTTGAGGGCAACGATGGTTTCAAGATCGCCTCCATGCTCGGCCAGACCGGCACGACAACGCTGGATCCGGGCTTCGTCAACACGGCCTCGTGTGAATCCGAGATCACCTATATCGACGGCGGCGCGGGTATCCTGCGCTACCGCGGCTACCCGATCGAGCAGCTCGCAGAGAGGTCCTCCTTCCTCGAGGTTGCTTACTTGCTGATCTATGGCGAGCTTCCCGACGCCGGCTCCCTTGCCGCGTTCACCCGTCGCATCAAGAAGCACACCCTCCTTCACGAGGACTTCCGCAGCTTCTTCACCTCCTTCCCGTCCTCGGGGCATCCCATGTCGATCCTCCAGTCCGGCATCGCGGGATTGGGGACCTACTACGAAAACACGCTCGATCCGCTCGATCCTGAGCAGCGCGATCGCGCATCCATCCTCCTGCTGGCCAAGGTTCCGACGATGATCGCGTTCATCTCGAAGCGGGCCACGGGCTTGCCGCTGATCTACCCCGATGCCTCGAAGTCCTACACCGAGGACTTCCTGCGGATGACCTTCGGCTTGCCCTACCAGACTCATGACGTCGACCCGACGATCGTCAACGCGCTGGACAAGCTCTTCATCCTGCATGCGGACCACGAACAGAACTGCTCGACGTCGACCGTGCGCCTGGTCGGCTCCTCCCAGGCGTCGATCTACGCCTCGGTGGCTGCCGGGGTGGGTGCGTTGTCCGGGCCGTTGCATGGAGGTGCGAACGAGGCCGTCCTGCGCATGCTCGACGACATTCGTGGGGCCGGCATCTCGGTGACCGAGTTCGTCCAGCAGGTCAAGGACAAGAAGAACGACGTCAAGCTCATGGGCTTCGGGCACCGCGTCTACAAGAGCTACGATCCGCGGGCGAAGATCGTCAAGGGCCTAGCTGACGACATCCTCGGGCGTCTGAAAGGCGACACGGAGATGTTCGACATGGCCATGGAGCTTGAGCAGACCGCCCTGAGCGACGACTACTTCGTTGAGCGCAACCTTTACCCGAACGTGGACTTCTACACGGGTCTTTTGTACAAGGCGATGGGCTTCCCGACGAAGATGTTTACCCCGCTCTTCGCGCTCGGCCGTCTGCCCGGCTGGATCGCTCAGTATCGTGAGCTCGTGCTCGATCCGACCCAGAAGATCGGTCGCCCACGCCAGGTGTATGTGGGCCAGCCCGAACGTGAATGGGTGAAGATGTCGGAGCGTACCAAGCAAGAGCGCGCGTTCCACGAGAACACGGATTACGTGGTCTAA
- the typA gene encoding translational GTPase TypA — MTTIVRNDLRNVAIVAHVDHGKTTLVDAMLWQGGVFDPHATVESTGERVMDSGDIEREKGITILAKNTAISYVGPSAAEFSAPDGLTINVIDTPGHADFSGEVERGLSMVDGVVLLVDSSEGPLPQTRFVLRKALEAGLPVIPVVNKVDRPDARISEVVEETQELLLNLASDVEGEGTSLDLEAIIETPVVYAAAKAGRASLNQPADGDLPDSANLEPLFRAILEHVPAPTYESDAPLVAQVTNLDASPFLGRLALVRVFSGELKKGAWVGLADGPDSPIERVHITELLRTKGLERQPALVAGPGDIVAIAGIPNITIGETLVDLEDPRPRPPIHIDDPAISMTIGTNTSPLAGRVSGHKLTARQIRDRLTQELVGNVSIRVLPTDRPDTWEVQDRGELALAVLVETMRREGFELTVGKPQVVRKVIDGVVHEPWERAQVDVPEEYLGAVTQLMALRKGHLETMANRGSGWVRMEFIVPARGLIGFRTSFLTLTRGTGISTSISDGYKPWAGEIVSRQTGSLVSDRQGQVTAFSLQRLEDRGTFFVDPGDEVYEGQVVGENPRNEDMDVNVVRAKEMTNMRSSTADVFETLQARRYLTLEESIEFAGDDECIEVTPETVRIRKVELSAMLRGREAGRKKAAAKAGK; from the coding sequence ATGACGACAATCGTCCGCAACGATCTGCGCAACGTCGCTATCGTCGCCCACGTCGATCACGGTAAGACCACCCTCGTTGATGCCATGCTGTGGCAGGGAGGAGTCTTTGACCCGCACGCCACGGTGGAATCCACCGGTGAGCGTGTGATGGATTCTGGCGACATCGAGCGCGAAAAGGGCATCACCATCCTCGCCAAGAATACGGCGATTTCCTATGTTGGCCCGTCGGCGGCCGAATTCAGTGCCCCCGATGGCTTGACGATCAACGTCATTGACACCCCCGGCCACGCCGATTTTTCCGGTGAGGTGGAGCGTGGCCTGTCGATGGTCGACGGCGTCGTTCTCCTGGTCGATTCCTCCGAAGGGCCCCTCCCGCAGACCCGCTTCGTGCTACGCAAGGCGCTCGAGGCTGGCCTGCCGGTGATTCCGGTGGTCAACAAGGTTGATCGTCCCGACGCCCGGATCTCCGAAGTCGTCGAAGAGACGCAGGAGCTCTTGCTCAACCTGGCATCCGACGTCGAAGGCGAGGGCACGTCCCTCGACCTCGAGGCGATTATCGAGACGCCGGTCGTTTACGCCGCCGCGAAGGCCGGGCGTGCCTCGCTCAACCAACCCGCCGACGGCGACCTGCCCGACTCGGCGAACCTCGAGCCGCTCTTCCGTGCGATCCTCGAGCACGTGCCGGCGCCCACCTATGAGTCGGACGCGCCGCTGGTAGCCCAGGTGACCAACCTTGACGCCTCCCCGTTCCTGGGCCGACTGGCGCTAGTGCGCGTCTTCTCGGGAGAGCTGAAGAAGGGCGCGTGGGTTGGCCTCGCGGACGGCCCGGATTCGCCCATCGAGCGCGTCCACATTACCGAGCTCCTGCGCACCAAGGGCCTCGAGCGTCAGCCGGCGCTCGTCGCAGGCCCGGGAGACATCGTTGCCATTGCGGGCATCCCGAACATCACCATCGGTGAGACGCTCGTGGACCTTGAAGATCCGCGCCCGCGCCCGCCGATCCACATTGACGACCCGGCCATCTCCATGACGATCGGTACCAACACCTCCCCGCTCGCGGGCCGCGTCTCGGGGCACAAGCTCACCGCGCGCCAGATCCGTGACCGCCTCACTCAGGAGCTCGTTGGCAACGTCTCGATCCGCGTCCTTCCCACCGACCGCCCGGACACGTGGGAGGTCCAGGACCGTGGCGAGCTTGCGCTCGCGGTTTTGGTGGAGACGATGCGCCGCGAGGGCTTCGAGCTGACCGTGGGCAAGCCGCAGGTTGTACGCAAGGTGATCGACGGCGTCGTGCACGAACCGTGGGAGCGCGCACAGGTGGACGTCCCCGAGGAATACCTGGGCGCCGTCACCCAACTGATGGCCCTGCGCAAGGGGCACCTGGAGACGATGGCGAACCGCGGCTCGGGGTGGGTACGCATGGAGTTTATTGTTCCGGCCCGTGGCCTGATTGGCTTCCGCACTAGCTTCCTCACGCTCACGCGCGGCACCGGCATCTCCACCTCGATCTCGGACGGTTACAAGCCGTGGGCGGGGGAGATCGTCTCGCGTCAGACCGGCTCGCTGGTCTCGGATCGTCAGGGCCAGGTGACGGCCTTCTCGCTGCAGCGCCTGGAGGATCGTGGCACGTTCTTTGTCGATCCGGGCGATGAGGTCTACGAGGGCCAGGTCGTGGGCGAGAACCCGCGCAACGAGGATATGGACGTCAACGTCGTGCGCGCGAAGGAAATGACGAACATGCGTTCCTCCACCGCCGACGTCTTCGAGACGCTTCAGGCCCGCCGCTACCTCACGCTCGAGGAGTCGATCGAGTTCGCCGGCGACGACGAGTGCATCGAGGTCACCCCTGAGACCGTCCGCATCCGAAAGGTCGAGCTCTCGGCCATGCTCCGCGGGCGTGAGGCGGGCCGCAAGAAGGCTGCCGCGAAGGCGGGCAAGTAG
- a CDS encoding VanW family protein, translated as MADNPNEDDNLVDAWRKRLADGGDSAHADEAQSSEEAEAASGSADEAEPADETAVWDEPIADQVADEPAADTAVWDEPAAPATQRLAPVTQDTVLAMPPAVPPVEVPQAETDAAHDRPAKKKRAWLWGAGALVLALGYVGAAYAYQDRIPANTSISGIQVGGVDKAEAREVLAAGLHEALTTPRQVVVLGDTRQETINPGNIALEVDYDKTFGELTGFSLDPRRLWAHISGAANIDAVLKADDQALGTEVSRLAKEFKQDPADATLTITEGKSQVQPAREGHAVDEGGARRAILDKWFAGDAPIQLPADSVEPSVSTNEMNTFASSQVEPLLSGPISITVKDALVELAPAQTGDMLSVKADAGKPMLVVDEAKLEQAVSEKAGEVLSVAKDATITIVNGAPKITPSTSGEAIDVVKMSQALMDLSKGSDRTIVADVTAKEPEFTTQKAQALGIKEVVSEITTPLTNDPVRTTNLVVGTRNVNNTLVKPGERFNLEEALGPIDEQHGFVSSGVVSNGFNSTALGGGLSQLSTNTFNVGYRAGMIDVAHQPHSKYFSRYPMGLESTLWSGQISMIWENNTPYGALVETWVAGGQVHTRLWSTHYWDVEVWQGKPFNYVQPETKTNKAHDCEPSPAGGPGFSVRVGRVVKLNGEVKEDSQYTWTYQPVHAVRCE; from the coding sequence GTGGCCGACAACCCCAATGAGGACGACAATCTGGTAGACGCTTGGCGAAAGCGTCTTGCTGATGGGGGCGATTCGGCCCACGCCGACGAGGCGCAGTCCTCCGAGGAGGCCGAGGCCGCCTCCGGTTCTGCTGACGAGGCCGAACCCGCGGACGAAACCGCGGTGTGGGACGAGCCCATCGCCGATCAGGTCGCCGATGAGCCTGCGGCTGATACTGCGGTGTGGGACGAGCCCGCGGCCCCTGCCACGCAACGACTGGCCCCTGTCACGCAAGACACCGTGCTCGCCATGCCGCCTGCCGTGCCACCCGTCGAGGTGCCTCAGGCGGAAACCGACGCTGCTCATGACCGCCCGGCCAAGAAAAAGCGTGCGTGGCTGTGGGGAGCCGGAGCGCTTGTGCTCGCCCTTGGCTACGTGGGCGCGGCCTACGCCTACCAGGACCGTATTCCTGCCAACACCTCCATTTCCGGAATCCAGGTGGGCGGCGTGGATAAGGCCGAGGCGCGTGAGGTCCTTGCCGCCGGCCTGCATGAGGCGCTGACGACTCCGCGTCAGGTCGTCGTGCTCGGCGACACCCGCCAGGAGACGATCAACCCCGGCAACATCGCCCTCGAAGTTGATTACGACAAGACGTTTGGCGAGCTGACCGGCTTCTCGCTTGACCCGCGCCGCCTCTGGGCCCACATCTCGGGCGCGGCGAATATCGACGCCGTCTTGAAAGCCGACGACCAGGCGTTGGGCACCGAGGTGTCCCGGCTGGCCAAGGAGTTTAAGCAGGACCCGGCCGACGCGACACTGACGATCACTGAGGGCAAGAGCCAGGTGCAGCCAGCTCGGGAGGGGCACGCGGTCGACGAGGGCGGCGCGCGTAGAGCGATCCTCGACAAGTGGTTCGCGGGCGACGCCCCGATCCAGCTCCCGGCAGACTCTGTCGAGCCCAGCGTTTCTACCAACGAGATGAACACTTTTGCGTCCTCGCAGGTCGAGCCGTTGCTTTCGGGGCCGATTTCGATCACGGTCAAGGACGCGCTCGTCGAGCTCGCGCCCGCCCAGACCGGGGATATGCTCTCCGTCAAGGCCGACGCCGGCAAGCCAATGCTCGTCGTCGACGAGGCAAAGCTCGAGCAGGCTGTCTCGGAAAAGGCAGGCGAGGTGCTGAGCGTCGCGAAGGACGCCACGATTACGATCGTCAACGGGGCGCCGAAAATTACCCCCTCGACCAGCGGCGAAGCGATCGACGTCGTGAAGATGTCCCAGGCTCTCATGGATCTTTCCAAGGGCTCCGATCGCACCATCGTGGCCGACGTGACCGCCAAGGAGCCGGAATTCACGACGCAGAAGGCGCAGGCGCTCGGGATTAAGGAAGTTGTCTCCGAGATTACGACGCCGTTGACGAACGACCCTGTCCGCACCACTAATCTGGTGGTCGGCACGCGCAACGTGAACAACACGCTGGTCAAGCCGGGGGAGCGCTTCAACCTCGAGGAAGCGCTGGGCCCGATTGACGAGCAGCATGGCTTCGTCTCCTCGGGTGTGGTCTCCAACGGCTTTAACTCGACGGCGCTGGGCGGCGGCCTGTCGCAGCTGTCGACGAACACGTTCAATGTGGGATACCGCGCGGGCATGATTGATGTGGCCCACCAGCCGCATTCGAAGTATTTCTCCCGCTATCCGATGGGCCTGGAGTCCACGCTGTGGAGCGGCCAGATTTCGATGATTTGGGAAAACAACACCCCCTATGGCGCCCTAGTGGAGACGTGGGTGGCCGGTGGCCAGGTCCATACGCGGCTGTGGTCGACCCACTATTGGGACGTCGAAGTCTGGCAGGGCAAGCCGTTCAACTACGTCCAGCCGGAGACGAAGACCAACAAGGCCCATGACTGCGAGCCATCGCCCGCGGGTGGTCCCGGTTTCTCCGTCCGCGTCGGCCGCGTGGTCAAGCTCAACGGCGAGGTGAAGGAAGACTCGCAGTACACGTGGACCTATCAGCCGGTTCATGCCGTGCGCTGTGAGTGA
- the fdxA gene encoding ferredoxin, producing MTYIIALPCVDVKDRACVDECPVDCIYEGERMLYIHPDECVDCGACEPVCPVEAIYYEDDTPEEWSDYYKANAEFFDDLGSPGGAAKMGVIKKDHPFIAALPEGIND from the coding sequence GTGACCTACATTATCGCTTTGCCCTGTGTTGACGTCAAGGATCGCGCCTGCGTGGACGAGTGCCCCGTGGACTGCATCTATGAAGGCGAGCGCATGCTCTACATTCACCCCGATGAGTGCGTCGATTGTGGCGCGTGCGAGCCGGTGTGCCCGGTGGAGGCGATCTACTACGAGGATGACACTCCGGAGGAATGGTCGGACTACTACAAGGCAAACGCCGAGTTCTTCGACGATCTGGGCTCCCCAGGTGGCGCGGCGAAGATGGGCGTGATCAAGAAGGATCACCCGTTCATTGCCGCTTTGCCCGAGGGCATTAACGACTAG